CTCCATCGAGATGTTCGCCTCGCGGCGACGCGGCGGTTCGGGTCGTTCGGCCCCCGCTTCACATGACCGGTTCGCTCAGGTTCTCGATCGGGAGCACCGGGATGTCGTCCGCCGGCTCGAAGCCCAGCACCTGACCGTAGAACGAAAGCTCGGCCTCGTAGGCTCGCTCGATCGTCTCCGCCTTTCGGAACCCGTGCTGTTCCCCCTCGAAGAGCAGGTAGGCGTGAGGCAACCCCTTCGCCCGGAGCGCCTCGACCATGACCTCGGCCTGCGCCGGCGGCACGACCTCGTCCTCCGCCCCCTGCAGCAGCAACATCGGGGTCGAGAGCAGGTCGACCGAGTGGATCGGACTTCGGGCCCGATACAGATCGATGGACTCCGGCCACGGCCCGATGAGCGTGTGCTCGTACCGAGACTCGAACTTGTGGGTGTCGCCGGTCGCGAATGGCTCGAGATCGCTGATGCCATACCAACTGGCACCGGCCGCGAAGTCGTCGTGGAAGGTCAGGGCACACAACGTCGTATACCCGCCGGCGCTGCCGCCCCGGATCACGAGCCGCTCCCCGTCGACCTCCGCTGCGTCGGCCAGGTACCGTGCCGCGTTGATGCAGTCCGCGGTGTCGACGACCCCCCAGTTGCCGTTCAAGCGCTGCCGGTAGGCGCGGCCGAACCCCGTCGACCCCCCGTAGTTGACGTCGGCGACGGCGAATCCGCGCGTGGTCCAGAACTGGATCGCGAGGTTCAGCGTCGGCATCGCCTCGCTCGTGGGTCCTCCGTGACTCATCACGATCAGCGGGGGACGCTCCCCCTCGGGAGGCGCGGCGTTCGGGTTGTTCGGGGCGTAGAAGTGGGCGAACGACGTCACGCCTCCGTCGGTCGGGAACTCGACCTGGCGGGGCAACGACACGAACGAGGTGTCGATCGGCATATCGACGCCCTCGCGCAACACCTCCACCGAGCGCGATCCGAAGTCGAGCCAGACCACCTCCGAGGGGATGTCGGGTGCGCCCGCGACGAACGCGATGGCGTCGCCGGCGGCAGCGATACCCGGGCCGTGCTCGAACGACGAATACGGCAGATCGAGATCCATCATCTCCCCGGTCTCGGCATCGAGTACGGCGAGATGTTGCACACCTCGATCCCCGTACCAACACGCGATGCGGCCGTCGTCCATGAACGCGAACGACGTCTCGTTCATCACCCACTGCGGATAGCCGAACTCGGCCTGGGCAGGATGCAGCGCCACACGTTCGTCCCCGGCGAGGCGCTCGAGGTTCCACCACCCCGAGCGGTCGCTCGCGAAGACGAGTTCGCCGGCCGGACTCCAGCTCGGCTGCCAGATCGACTCCTCCCCGTCTCTCCCGGCCACCCGACGCTCCCCGCTGAGCGACCCGTCGGACGCCAGGTCCGCGACCCAGAGCTCGCACCCGTCCCACGGCATCCACGGCAGGTTCCAGCTGAGCCACGACAGCCGACGTCCGTCCGGAGCGATGCGCGGCGTGGAGTAGAGGTCGCGGCCCGCTGCGACCGTGCGGGGTTCGCTGGATCCGTCGAGCGGGAGCACGACCAGCTCGTTGGCCACGTCGGCGACCCGGCCCGACGAAGCGTGGCGCTCCCGCACGCCGAACCACCGCTCGCCGTCGGCGCTGATCCGCCCGTCGGCGTAGCGGTGCAGGCCGCCGGTGTCGGGCGTGATGGCGACGGGCGCCTCGCCCGGGCCCTGCCGGTACAGACGCCGATCGGCGTCGTGGGAGAAGACCACGACGCCGCGTCGCACGGTCCAGGCTCCGCCCCCGTACTCGTGCACCCGCGAGCGCACGTTGAAGCCTTCGGGCGTGACATCGACGGGCGAGGACCAGGGGCCACCGCGCACCACGACGCCGCGACCTCCCTCGGCCGGACGGGCCTCGTGCCAATACACCGCCCCCTCGTCGATCCAGGGCTCGGACAACGACACGGACGACGTGGCGAGCATGCGCGGGGACACGGGGGAGGCCCACGACCCGTACGGCCGCACGATCGGCTCGCTCATCTCGGCCGCCGGCCCACGATCACCCTGGTCACCTTCAGTTCGCCCCCCTTCGTGCTCTGCACGTCACGGAACCCTCCGGCCGTGTAGACGCGCTTGACCTCTTTGACCCGGTCGGGACTGACCTCCATCAGCAGCCATCCGTTCGCCCGGAGCCAGCGCGGCGCTCCCGCGACGGTGCGTCCGATCAAGCCGAGGCCGTCGGTGCTGTGATCGGTGAGGGTGTGCGGGGGTTCCCAGTCACGGATCTCGTCGGGCAGATCGTCGATCTCGCCGGCCGGCACATAAGGAGGGTGGAGCGTGACCACGTCGACGGATCCCCGCAGCCGCTTCGGGAGCGCGTCGAACAGGTCTCCGACCTCGAAGCGCGCCGGGAGGCCGAGCGCCTTCGCGTTCTTGCGCGCGAGGCGCACCGCGTCGCCCGCCACGTCGGTGCCCCAGACCTCGGCCTTCGGCACCTCGTCGGCGACGGCCAGCGCGACCGTGCCCCCTCCCGTCGCGACATCGACGTGCACCGGGTGCTTCCGTCGGCGGAGCCGCCTGATCGCCTGCTCCGCGAGGAACTCCGACGAGTCCCGCGGCACGAAGACCCCCGGCTTCGTCAGCAGCTCGATGCCACGGAACTCCGCATAGCCCTTGATGTACGGGATCGGCTCGCCCCCGGCCCGCCGCTCGACCAGCGCCTCGAACCGGCGACGATCCTTGCCCGACACAATGTCGCCGGGTGCTGGGTCGTGACCCAGCACGTGCATCAGGAGATCCTCGGCCTCGATGCGTTCACGGCCCTTCTGCCAATGGTCGATCGCGGGAGAGGCTTCGAGCCGCTTCACGGCGCGGGTGAGCACCCGCCGGGCTTCCATGGCGAGGCATCGTACCGGGTCGCGCTCGCTACACTCCCCCGGACATGGCTGAGACCTCGAGCTCGTCGAAGAAGCCCGGCGCCAAGACGCCCGCGAAGCGGAAACCACGGGCGAAGAAGAGCGCCGACAGGCCGGCGATCCGGCTCACGGGTGACCGCCTGGTGGTGCGGAACCCCGAGAGCGGCGAGCGCAAGAGCGCGGGCGGCCTCTTGATCCCTGCGACGGCGGCGCCGGCTCCGAGGCGCCTGGCGTGGGGCGACGTGGCCCTCGTAGGCCCGGACGTGCGGGTGGCGAAGGAAGGCGACCGCGTGCTGTTCCTGCCCTCGTCGGGCCTGGAGGTCGAGCTCGACGGTGACGAGCTCGTGCTGCTGCGCGAGCGCGACGTGCAGGCGGTCTCGTCCGCACCGGGCGAGGAGCGCGCGCCCGGCCAGTACCTGTAGCAGCGGCCTCAGCCGGGCAGGAAGCTGAGCCGCACGGTCCGAACGTCGTTCTCGTGGTTCGGGTCGACCAGCACGATCGACTGCCAGGTGCCCAGCTGCATCGCGCCCCCC
This sequence is a window from Actinomycetota bacterium. Protein-coding genes within it:
- a CDS encoding prolyl oligopeptidase family serine peptidase; this translates as MSEPIVRPYGSWASPVSPRMLATSSVSLSEPWIDEGAVYWHEARPAEGGRGVVVRGGPWSSPVDVTPEGFNVRSRVHEYGGGAWTVRRGVVVFSHDADRRLYRQGPGEAPVAITPDTGGLHRYADGRISADGERWFGVRERHASSGRVADVANELVVLPLDGSSEPRTVAAGRDLYSTPRIAPDGRRLSWLSWNLPWMPWDGCELWVADLASDGSLSGERRVAGRDGEESIWQPSWSPAGELVFASDRSGWWNLERLAGDERVALHPAQAEFGYPQWVMNETSFAFMDDGRIACWYGDRGVQHLAVLDAETGEMMDLDLPYSSFEHGPGIAAAGDAIAFVAGAPDIPSEVVWLDFGSRSVEVLREGVDMPIDTSFVSLPRQVEFPTDGGVTSFAHFYAPNNPNAAPPEGERPPLIVMSHGGPTSEAMPTLNLAIQFWTTRGFAVADVNYGGSTGFGRAYRQRLNGNWGVVDTADCINAARYLADAAEVDGERLVIRGGSAGGYTTLCALTFHDDFAAGASWYGISDLEPFATGDTHKFESRYEHTLIGPWPESIDLYRARSPIHSVDLLSTPMLLLQGAEDEVVPPAQAEVMVEALRAKGLPHAYLLFEGEQHGFRKAETIERAYEAELSFYGQVLGFEPADDIPVLPIENLSEPVM
- a CDS encoding co-chaperone GroES, which encodes MAETSSSSKKPGAKTPAKRKPRAKKSADRPAIRLTGDRLVVRNPESGERKSAGGLLIPATAAPAPRRLAWGDVALVGPDVRVAKEGDRVLFLPSSGLEVELDGDELVLLRERDVQAVSSAPGEERAPGQYL
- a CDS encoding HemK/PrmC family methyltransferase, translated to MEARRVLTRAVKRLEASPAIDHWQKGRERIEAEDLLMHVLGHDPAPGDIVSGKDRRRFEALVERRAGGEPIPYIKGYAEFRGIELLTKPGVFVPRDSSEFLAEQAIRRLRRRKHPVHVDVATGGGTVALAVADEVPKAEVWGTDVAGDAVRLARKNAKALGLPARFEVGDLFDALPKRLRGSVDVVTLHPPYVPAGEIDDLPDEIRDWEPPHTLTDHSTDGLGLIGRTVAGAPRWLRANGWLLMEVSPDRVKEVKRVYTAGGFRDVQSTKGGELKVTRVIVGRRPR